From the Pseudomonas syringae KCTC 12500 genome, the window GCGATTGCACAAACGACGAACTGAAGAGCGCCATCCAGAGCATGTCCGGGCTGAAGTGAGGTGCACACTCGTTCCCACGCCTGAGCGCCCGGCGCTGTGCATACATTTTGTGGGAGCGAGCCGGGCGACGCTTCGCTTGCTCGCGAAGATGATGTTTAGATCGATGCATTTTTGGCGATAGTACACGCCCTTTTCGCGAACAAGTTCGCTCCTACGCCCTTTGGGCAGAAGCCTGGAAGCCTTTTGTTCCGGGCGTTCCAGGGATTGTGTATAACGATGATGCTCTGCGTGACGAGCATGCAGCACTTTGACGTTGTCGCCGGTCCAACCTGCACCCAATAACAATTCAGGAGAGCTGGGATGCCGTATTCCTGTTCCATCGAGCATGCCGTCGATCACGTTCTTGCGCAGTTACCCGAGCATATCCACCTCGGCATGCCGCTGGGGCTGGGCAAGCCCAACCGGTTCGTCAACGCGTTGTACCAGCGTATCAGCGAGTTGCCCGAACGACGGCTGACGATCTACACCGCGCTGACGCTCGGGCGGCCGACGCCGGGGGAGGGTTTGCAGGCGCGGTTTCTCGAACCGTTTCTGGAGCGCGTCTTCGCTGACTATCCGGAGCTCGATTTCCTCGCTGCACTGCGCCGCGACAAACTCCCTGCCAATATCCGTGTGCAGCAATTCTTCATGCAGCCGGGCAGTTTGCTCAATAGCCAGTCAGCCCAGCAAGACTACGTCAGCAGCAATTACAGCCACGCCGCCCGCGACATCAACGCCAACGGCCTGAATCTGGTCGCGCAACTGGTGGCCCGTGACGAGCAGCGCCCAGGCACGTTGAGCCTGAGCTGCAACCCTGACGTGACCCTCGACCTGTTGCCCATGATCGCCAAGCGCCGGGCCGCCGGGGAGACCATTCTGATGCTCGGCCAGGTGCACGCCGACCTGCCTTACATGCCGGGCGACTCGGAGCTGGATGTCGACGCCTTCGATGTGCTGATCGACGAAGACGAGCGCAGTACTCTGTTTTCCACCCCCAATATGCCGGTGGGCTATCAGGACCACCTGATCGGCCTGCACGCCAGCACGCTGGTACGTGACGGCGGCACGTTACAGATCGGCATTGGCTCGATGGGCGATGCACTGACCGGCGCATTGCTGGCCCGCCAGGCCGATAACGAAACCTGGCGCGGCCTGCTGGCCGAGTTGAACATGAGTAACTGGCAGACCCTGATAGATCGGGAAGGCGGCGTTCAGCCGTTCGCCAGCGGCCTTTACGGTTGCAGCGAAATGTTCGTCAACGGCCTGCTGGTACTCGCCGATGCCGGCATCGTGCGGCGCAAGGTGTATGCCGATGCAGAGCTGCAACGGCTGGCCAACATGGGCACGCTGGATGAGGATGCCCATCCTGGTGGCGTGGTCGTGCACGGCGGCTTTTTCCTCGGTCCGCAGAGTTTCTACGCGCGGCTGCGCGAGTTGCCCGCCGAGCGGCTGGCGCAGTTCAACATGACCGCCATCAGCTACATCAACGAGCTTTACGGCCAGGAAGAACTCAAGCGCCTGCAACGCCGCGATGCGCGCTTCATCAACAGTGCGTTTACCGTCACCCTGATGGGCGCGGCAGTGGCTGATCAGCTGGAAGACGGCCGGGTGCTCAGTGGCGTGGGCGGTCAGTACAACTTCGTGGCGCAGGCCCATGCACTGGAAGGCGCCCGTTCGATCCTGATGCTGCGCAGCTGGCGTGAGTCGGGCGGCGAGGTTAGCTCCAACATCGTCTGGCAGTACGGCCACACCACCATCCCCCGACACTTGCGCGACATTGTCGTGACCGAATACGGCATCGCCGATCTGCGCGGGCAGACCGACGCGACGGTGATCGAGCGAATTCTGAATATCACTGACTCGCGTTTTCAATCGGGCCTGATCGAGCAGGCGCAAAAGGCTGGCAAGCTGCCCAAGGACTTCCGTCTCGATCCGCGCTTCACCGACAACACGCCCGAGCGCCTCAAGGACACTGCATCACGCTACCCGTCACTGTTTACCGAGTACCCGTTGGGTTGCGACTTTACCGCCGAGGAGCGCGACCTGCTCAGAGCCTTGAACTGGCTGAAGAGCAAGCTCAAGCTCACTGAAATCCTCGAACTGGGCAAAGCGACCCTCGACGCTCCGGACCCCGAAGCCTTCCTCGCGCACTTGCAACGCATGCAGCTCGACGCTCCGCAGGGCTTGCGCGAAGAGTTGTATCAGCGGCTGTTGCTGGCCGGATTGCAGAACAGCACCGGGCTTGCCGGCTAATAGGCGGGCACTGATCGTTGCCGCTGGCGACGATCGGTGCCCGGCGCTTGGCGCCTAGGTCGTCGCCTTGCGGGTCGCACGCCCCACCGGGCCGACGCGCTCTTCGATGGCGTGCTGCAGATCCTTGCGCTGGCCCATCAGGAACGCCAGCTCCGCGACCACAAACAACGGGCCGATGATCAGCCCGGTCAGGTCATCGATGAAGGCCGGTTTGCGCCCCTCGTAGTAATGGCCGACGAACTGGATGATCCAGCCAATCACAAAGAGCCCGACGCCCGCACTCAGCCAGACCATGGTTGCCTGCTGCGCAAGGTTGGCCCCGGCCCAGAGACACAGCGCCAGTAAGACCGCCATGACGATGCCCAAGGCGCGGTCGAGTCGCAGGTAAAAAATCGTCGAACCCAAGGCCAGCAGCGCCGCCGGTGAAAGCCACAATCCGCTTATATGCCAGCCCGGTCGCGAGAGAAGCACCGCCACGGCCAGCACGATCAGTGGAATACCCACGAAGTGCGTCACGATATTGCGTGAATCACGGTGATAAGCCGCGTATTGGCTGAGATGATCGACAAGGTTTTTCATTATTATTCCCGCCTGAGACGATGGCCGGCTTGAGCCTGATTTCTTGTACAACATGCATGGCTGAAAGAGAAGGGAGCAAAAATGACAAATGGAGTGTCGTGGCGGTCACGATTGCTATCCGATTACTGGTTTTCCCATCTGCCTGCCAATCTGCAGGATAGCCTGCTGGACGCTGCCCGCCAGCGACGCAAGACGCCCGGCCAGCGGCTGTTCGACAAGGGCGATCTGCCGTGCGGTGTTTATGTGCTGCTGGAGGGCAGCGTGCGGATCGGCGGCACCCACGAGCAGCGGCTGCTGACGCACGTGGAATCGACGAGCGCGCCGTGCTGGTTTGGCGAAGTCTCGCTGTTTGACGGGCTGCCGCGCCGTTTCGAAGTCTGTTCGCTGGAACAGAGCATTTTCCTGCACATCCCCCAGCCATTCCTGGCCCGGCTGCTCGACAGGCACCCCGAGTACTGGCGCTGGTTTGCCGCGCTGCTCAGCCAGAAGGTCGGCTTGCCACTGCCGAACCCCGAGAAAATGCGTCGCCTGCCGCCGCGGGCGCGAGTTGCCTGGCGCCTGTTGCTGCTCAGCGAGGGGTATGGCCCGTTGAGCCAGGTACGACGCCTGATTGCGCTGGATGATATTCAGGCGGCGGAGCGTCTCGCGCTTGCCTCGCCGGCCTTGCTGGAAGTGCTCCAGGACCTGCATGAGCGCAGGATCGTGCGCCTGGCAGAGGGGCACTTGGAAGTGTTCGATGTGGACAAGCTGCGCAGGGTGGCGAACTTTTCCAGAGCCAGGGCTGTTTGCTGATCACCGGTCATGATCGAGCCTGGACACATCCGGTAACGGCTCCGCTGTCGCTTCGATTGAGATAGCAAATGGGATTCACTACCATTTCGCCTCCTTTGCGAACGCGAGATACCCCGATGCAGGCAAGCAAGCGTCTTCTGGCTGCTCTGACACTGACTTTACTGGGCAGCACCGCTCAGGCTGCCGATGAAGTGGTGGTGTATTCGTCCCGGATCGACGAGTTGATCAAGCCGGTATTCGATGCGTACACGGCCAGTACCGGGGTGAAGATCAAATTCATCACCGACAAGGAAGCGCCGCTGATGCAGCGCATCAAGGCCGAGGGCCAGAATGCCACCGCCGACCTGTTGCTGACGGTCGATGCGGGCAACCTCTGGCAGGCCGAGCAGATGGGTATCCTGCAGCCGTTCACCTCGCCGGTGATCGAAGCCAACATTCCGCCGCAGTATCGCTCGTCGACCCACGGCTGGACCGGTCTGAGCCTTCGCGCGCGCACCATCGCCTACTCCACCGACCGGGTGAAGCCTGCCGAGCTGAGCACCTACGAGGCGCTGGCCGACAAGAACTGGGAAGGCCGCTTGTGCCTGCGTACCGCGAAGAAGGTCTACAACCAGTCGCTGACCGCTACGCTGATCGAAACCCACGGCGCCGAAGCGTCGGAGAAAATCCTCAAGGGCTGGGTCAACAACCTGTCCACCGACGTGTTCTCCGATGACATCGCGGTGCTTGAGGCGATCAATGCCGGGCAATGCGACGTGGGCATCGTCAATTCCTATTACTACGGTCGCCTGCATAAGGAAAAACCCGACCTGGCGGTGAAGCTGTTCTGGCCGAACCAGGCTGATCGCGGTGTGCACGTCAACCTGTCGGGTATCGGTCTGACCAAGTACGCCCCGCACCCCGAAGCGGCCAAGGCGCTGGTGGAGTGGATGACCGGCCCCGAGGCGCAGAAGATTTTCTCCAGCGTCAATCAGGAGTTCCCGGCCAATCCGAAGGTGGCGCCTTCAGAAGAAGTGGCGAGCTGGGGGCAGTTCAAGGCCGACACCCTCCCGGTCGAAGTGGCAGGCAAGCGTCAGGCAGAAGCGATACGCATGATGGATCGCGCGGGCTGGAATTGATTTAATACCCAAGTGCCTTATCGCTTCACGCTTCAGTGCTCAGCGTTAGCTCAGGTACTGAATAGCCTGGGACACGGGGCTTTCAGGCTTCTGCCCGCAGGGCGTAGGAGCGGACTTGTCCGCGAAGCCGTCAGTTCAGATAGTGCATTTTCTGAGAATGTACCGGCTTTTTCGCGGACAAGTCCGCTCCTACGGCTTTCAGCCAGAATCAGAAGCAGGCCTGTGCACCCCTCTTGACCCCCCTCATTTCGAGAACCTCCTTGGCCCATCCTGTGCAACGCCGCTGGTACCCCCTGGTTTTTGCCATCGCTGCGCTGGTCGTGCTGCCGCTGAGCGTTCTGCTGCTGTCGTGGGAGACGGTTGACCAGCAGATATGGTCGCACCTGCTCGAAACCCAGATGGCGCGTCTGCTGGGCAATACGCTGATCCTGGTGCTGGGTGTCGGCGTGGGCGTGACACTGCTGGGGGTGAGCCTGGCGTGGCTCACCAGCCTGTGTGAATTCCCCGGTCGCCGCTGGCTGGACTGGGCGCTGATGCTGCCTTTCGCGATCCCCGCCTATGTGCTGGCGTTCGTGTTCGTCGGGCTGCTGGATTTTTCCGGCCCGGTGCAGACCCTGATGCGCGAATGGTTCGGCTCCGGTCTGCGTCTGCCTCGGGTGCGTTCCACCGGTGGGGTGATCATCGTCCTGGTGTTGGTTTTCTACCCCTACGTCTACCTGTTGGCGCGCACGGCGTTTCTGGCGCAGGGCAAGGGCCTGATGGAGGCTGCGCGAGCGCTGGGCAATACGCCCTTGCAGGCATTCTGGCGCGTGGCGCTACCAATGGCGCGTCCGGCCATCGGCGCGGGGGTGGCGCTGGCGCTGATGGAGACCCTGGCCGACTTTGGCGCGGTGTCGGTGTTCAACTTTGACACGTTCACCACAGCCATCTACAAGACCTGGTACGGCTTCTTCAGCCTGTCCAGCGCCGCGCAACTGGCCAGCCTGCTGCTGTTGGCCGTGCTGGTGCTGCTGTACGGCGAACGCCGCGCTCGGGGTGCAAGCCGACCGGCCAACGAGCGTCCGCGTGGCGCTGCGCTTTACCGGTTACGCGGCATCAAGGCATTGGCCGCAAGCCTCTGGTGTGGGCTGGTGTTTCTCTGTGCTTTCGTGGTGCCGATGCTGCAATTGATCGTCTGGGTCTGGCAGCGTGGCCGCTTCGATCTGGATGAGCGCTACACCGGGCTGATTCTGCACACGCTCTATCTGGGCGGCATGGCGGCGTTGATCACCGTCAGTGTGGCGCTGATTCTGGCGTTTGCCCGACGTATGGCGCCCACGCCTGCGATCCGCTCCGGCGTCAGCCTCGCCAACCTGGGCTACGCATTGCCAGGCTCGGTACTGGCGGTTTCAATCATGCTGGCGTTCAGTTACCTGGACCGCGAACTGGTCATTCCGCTGTCCGGCTGGCTGGGCGGCGCAGGCAAGCCTTTGCTGCTCGGTAGCCTCTCGGCCTTGCTGCTGGCGTATCTGGTGCGCTTCATCGCCGTCGCCTTCGGTCCGCTGGAACACAGCCTGTCGCGTATCCGCCCGTCATTGCCTGAAGCCGCGCGCAGCCTGGGGGTCAGCGGGCCAAAGTTGTTTCTCAACGTGTATCTGCCGTTGCTGGTGCCAGGGGCGCTGAGCGCGGCGCTGCTGGTGTTCGTCGATGTGCTCAAGGAAATGCCGGCAACCCTGCTCATGCGCCCGTTTGGCTGGGATACGCTGGCGGTACGCATCTTCGAAATGACCAGCGAGGGCGAGTGGGCCCGGGCTGCGTTGCCAGCTTTGTCGCTGGTGCTTGTAGGATTATTACCTGTCATTGGGCTGATTCGTCGCTCTGCCCGTCAGATTGGCTAGGTGCGGGGGCCTCACCTTGCGGCTACAATGCGCCGCAATTGGTGCGGTCTGTCAGATAATTCGGTCAGCTGTTACGTGCTGCAAACTCCGGTTTATTGGGGGGCTTGCCGATCTCGTCTGCCCGCACCTTCGCCACGCCCGGAAGGAGAAACCCATGGGACAGCGTACCCCCCTGTTCGACCTGCACCTCGCCCTTGGCGCGAAAATGGTCGATTTTGGTGGCTGGGACATGCCGTTGCATTATGGATCGCAGGTCGAGGAACACCATCAGGTGCGTCGCGACTGTGGGGTCTTCGATGTCTCTCACATGAACGTGATCGATGTGCTCGGCCGTCAGGCCCGGGTCTGGCTGCGTCGTCTGCTGGCCAATGATGTAGACAAGCTCAAAACCCCCGGTCGTGCCTTGTACAGCGCCATGCTGGACGAGAGCGGCGGGGTGATCGATGACATGATCGTCTACCTCACGCCCGAAGGTTATCGGCTGGTCGTCAATGCGGCGACCGGCGTCAAGGATCTTGCCTGGATGCAGTCGCAGCTGGGCGACTTCGACGTGCAATTGGTCGAGCGCAGTGAAATGGCGATGCTCGCCATTCAAGGCCCCAAGGCCAGAACCCGTATTGCCGAGCTGGTTTCAAGCGCTCGCGCCGAACTGATTCACCAGCTCAAGCCGTTCGAAGGGCTTGATGACGGTGACTGGTTTATCGCGCGCACCGGCTATACCGGTGAGGACGGCCTGGAGATCATGCTGCCTGCCGAAGAGGCCCAAAGCTTTTTCAATGAATTGGTCGGCGCGGGTATTTCCCCGATCGGCCTGGGCGCTCGCGACACGCTGCGCCTCGAGGCCGGCATGAACCTGTATGGCCAGGACATCGGTGAACATGTTTCGCCCTTGGCCTCGAATATGGCCTGGAGCATCGCCTGGGAGCCTGCCGACCGTGATTTTATCGGTCGCAAGGCGCTGGAGAGCGAACGTGCTGAAGGAACCGCCTTCAAACTCGTCGGATTGG encodes:
- the gcvT gene encoding glycine cleavage system aminomethyltransferase GcvT; this encodes MGQRTPLFDLHLALGAKMVDFGGWDMPLHYGSQVEEHHQVRRDCGVFDVSHMNVIDVLGRQARVWLRRLLANDVDKLKTPGRALYSAMLDESGGVIDDMIVYLTPEGYRLVVNAATGVKDLAWMQSQLGDFDVQLVERSEMAMLAIQGPKARTRIAELVSSARAELIHQLKPFEGLDDGDWFIARTGYTGEDGLEIMLPAEEAQSFFNELVGAGISPIGLGARDTLRLEAGMNLYGQDIGEHVSPLASNMAWSIAWEPADRDFIGRKALESERAEGTAFKLVGLVLEERGVLRAHQVVRVAEIGEGEITSGSFSPTLSKSIALARVPMATADRAEVEIRGKWYPVRVVQPAFVRHGKTLI
- a CDS encoding Crp/Fnr family transcriptional regulator, which codes for MTNGVSWRSRLLSDYWFSHLPANLQDSLLDAARQRRKTPGQRLFDKGDLPCGVYVLLEGSVRIGGTHEQRLLTHVESTSAPCWFGEVSLFDGLPRRFEVCSLEQSIFLHIPQPFLARLLDRHPEYWRWFAALLSQKVGLPLPNPEKMRRLPPRARVAWRLLLLSEGYGPLSQVRRLIALDDIQAAERLALASPALLEVLQDLHERRIVRLAEGHLEVFDVDKLRRVANFSRARAVC
- a CDS encoding extracellular solute-binding protein, translated to MQASKRLLAALTLTLLGSTAQAADEVVVYSSRIDELIKPVFDAYTASTGVKIKFITDKEAPLMQRIKAEGQNATADLLLTVDAGNLWQAEQMGILQPFTSPVIEANIPPQYRSSTHGWTGLSLRARTIAYSTDRVKPAELSTYEALADKNWEGRLCLRTAKKVYNQSLTATLIETHGAEASEKILKGWVNNLSTDVFSDDIAVLEAINAGQCDVGIVNSYYYGRLHKEKPDLAVKLFWPNQADRGVHVNLSGIGLTKYAPHPEAAKALVEWMTGPEAQKIFSSVNQEFPANPKVAPSEEVASWGQFKADTLPVEVAGKRQAEAIRMMDRAGWN
- a CDS encoding acetyl-CoA hydrolase/transferase C-terminal domain-containing protein, whose translation is MPYSCSIEHAVDHVLAQLPEHIHLGMPLGLGKPNRFVNALYQRISELPERRLTIYTALTLGRPTPGEGLQARFLEPFLERVFADYPELDFLAALRRDKLPANIRVQQFFMQPGSLLNSQSAQQDYVSSNYSHAARDINANGLNLVAQLVARDEQRPGTLSLSCNPDVTLDLLPMIAKRRAAGETILMLGQVHADLPYMPGDSELDVDAFDVLIDEDERSTLFSTPNMPVGYQDHLIGLHASTLVRDGGTLQIGIGSMGDALTGALLARQADNETWRGLLAELNMSNWQTLIDREGGVQPFASGLYGCSEMFVNGLLVLADAGIVRRKVYADAELQRLANMGTLDEDAHPGGVVVHGGFFLGPQSFYARLRELPAERLAQFNMTAISYINELYGQEELKRLQRRDARFINSAFTVTLMGAAVADQLEDGRVLSGVGGQYNFVAQAHALEGARSILMLRSWRESGGEVSSNIVWQYGHTTIPRHLRDIVVTEYGIADLRGQTDATVIERILNITDSRFQSGLIEQAQKAGKLPKDFRLDPRFTDNTPERLKDTASRYPSLFTEYPLGCDFTAEERDLLRALNWLKSKLKLTEILELGKATLDAPDPEAFLAHLQRMQLDAPQGLREELYQRLLLAGLQNSTGLAG
- a CDS encoding ABC transporter permease translates to MAHPVQRRWYPLVFAIAALVVLPLSVLLLSWETVDQQIWSHLLETQMARLLGNTLILVLGVGVGVTLLGVSLAWLTSLCEFPGRRWLDWALMLPFAIPAYVLAFVFVGLLDFSGPVQTLMREWFGSGLRLPRVRSTGGVIIVLVLVFYPYVYLLARTAFLAQGKGLMEAARALGNTPLQAFWRVALPMARPAIGAGVALALMETLADFGAVSVFNFDTFTTAIYKTWYGFFSLSSAAQLASLLLLAVLVLLYGERRARGASRPANERPRGAALYRLRGIKALAASLWCGLVFLCAFVVPMLQLIVWVWQRGRFDLDERYTGLILHTLYLGGMAALITVSVALILAFARRMAPTPAIRSGVSLANLGYALPGSVLAVSIMLAFSYLDRELVIPLSGWLGGAGKPLLLGSLSALLLAYLVRFIAVAFGPLEHSLSRIRPSLPEAARSLGVSGPKLFLNVYLPLLVPGALSAALLVFVDVLKEMPATLLMRPFGWDTLAVRIFEMTSEGEWARAALPALSLVLVGLLPVIGLIRRSARQIG
- a CDS encoding DUF962 domain-containing protein; its protein translation is MKNLVDHLSQYAAYHRDSRNIVTHFVGIPLIVLAVAVLLSRPGWHISGLWLSPAALLALGSTIFYLRLDRALGIVMAVLLALCLWAGANLAQQATMVWLSAGVGLFVIGWIIQFVGHYYEGRKPAFIDDLTGLIIGPLFVVAELAFLMGQRKDLQHAIEERVGPVGRATRKATT